A stretch of the Saccharolobus caldissimus genome encodes the following:
- a CDS encoding NUDIX hydrolase — MDRPTVAVGCLIVSDNKVLLVKRKNPPNEGLWAIPGGKVEYGETIEDALKREIKEETGLEIAVGELISVVQIIAEGYHYVILDFECKPVGGILSAASDASAAEYIPFNKLKEIKTTKTTYEMLERYIKGEKPPYIITQISK, encoded by the coding sequence ATGGACAGACCAACCGTAGCTGTAGGTTGTCTTATTGTGTCAGATAATAAAGTTCTGCTAGTTAAGAGAAAGAACCCTCCTAATGAAGGTTTGTGGGCAATTCCAGGTGGTAAAGTAGAATATGGTGAAACTATCGAAGATGCTCTAAAGAGAGAAATTAAAGAGGAAACTGGGTTAGAGATAGCTGTAGGCGAATTAATATCAGTAGTTCAAATAATTGCTGAGGGATATCATTACGTTATATTAGATTTCGAATGTAAGCCAGTAGGAGGGATTTTATCAGCAGCTAGCGATGCATCTGCTGCTGAATATATACCTTTCAATAAGTTGAAAGAAATTAAAACTACTAAAACAACTTATGAAATGTTAGAGAGGTATATTAAAGGGGAAAAACCCCCTTATATTATCACTCAAATCTCCAAGTAG
- a CDS encoding bifunctional phosphoglucose/phosphomannose isomerase, with amino-acid sequence MDEIYLNWDKLFDEAFKIPIFDIKNDTIIFSGIGGSGIVGEIANVLGLELEFRKKFKGNETLIAVSYSGTTSETIYDVNNAMSAGSEVIIITSGGKLEKIAQEKGLKLIKVPSGYQTRYAFPYLFTPLVKMVSNKRGIKIREQELKEGVSESKDKILIDSRRLIELIINKIPVFYSSKYLSIAKRFKQEINENAKYPAFFGEIPEVNHNEIESYVHGNLLLPIVIESNDIDKITEEVLNSTIIKPYFTSDLKNITSLLVLAGITSLELAKRLDEKPEKLYNIPKARQLTTNLFHIN; translated from the coding sequence GTGGATGAAATTTATTTAAACTGGGATAAACTATTTGATGAGGCTTTTAAAATACCTATTTTTGATATTAAAAATGATACGATAATCTTTTCTGGAATAGGTGGAAGTGGAATAGTAGGTGAAATAGCAAATGTTCTAGGATTAGAATTGGAATTTAGAAAGAAATTTAAGGGAAATGAGACATTAATAGCTGTAAGTTATTCTGGAACTACATCTGAAACAATTTACGATGTAAATAACGCTATGTCAGCAGGCTCTGAAGTAATTATCATAACCTCTGGTGGTAAACTAGAGAAAATAGCTCAAGAAAAGGGATTGAAATTAATTAAAGTTCCTTCAGGGTATCAAACTAGATATGCCTTTCCTTACCTTTTTACACCATTAGTAAAAATGGTCAGCAATAAGAGGGGAATTAAGATTAGAGAACAAGAGCTAAAAGAGGGTGTGAGTGAAAGTAAAGATAAAATACTAATTGATTCAAGAAGATTAATAGAATTAATAATCAATAAAATTCCAGTATTTTACTCGTCAAAGTATCTATCAATTGCAAAAAGATTTAAACAAGAAATTAACGAAAACGCCAAGTATCCTGCCTTCTTTGGGGAAATACCAGAAGTAAATCATAATGAAATTGAAAGCTATGTTCATGGAAATTTATTACTGCCTATAGTTATAGAAAGCAATGATATAGATAAAATAACAGAGGAAGTTTTAAACTCGACAATTATTAAACCCTATTTTACTAGTGATTTAAAAAACATCACAAGCTTGCTGGTATTAGCGGGGATAACTTCGTTAGAGTTAGCTAAAAGATTGGATGAGAAACCAGAAAAACTATATAATATACCTAAGGCTAGACAATTAACTACTAATTTGTTTCATATAAATTAG
- a CDS encoding SDR family oxidoreductase translates to MDLGIKGKKVIVTAASKGIGYAIAKRFLEEGAKVIISSHDENNLVKAYNKLKEISNNVDYIKADLMNPQDVKALIHNGYEKLGGLDVLAYVTGSPKPGNIFSLSDKDWLDAFYLLLFSAVIAVREAGQLMSSGGRIILSTSITLRQPIDNLDLSNVVRLSLAGLIKVASRELGPKGILVNGIMPGWTRTERVDQIVKDRAMREGKKEEEVIKDIVKDVPLGRLGEPEEIANVAIFLASNLSTYINGVLIPVDGGAIRGVF, encoded by the coding sequence ATGGATCTGGGGATAAAGGGAAAGAAAGTAATCGTAACAGCAGCAAGTAAGGGTATTGGTTATGCTATTGCTAAGAGATTCCTAGAAGAAGGGGCTAAGGTCATCATATCTTCACATGATGAAAATAATTTAGTTAAAGCATATAATAAATTAAAGGAGATTAGTAATAATGTAGATTATATAAAAGCAGATTTGATGAATCCTCAAGATGTGAAAGCCCTCATTCATAATGGATATGAAAAACTTGGAGGCTTAGATGTACTAGCTTACGTTACTGGGAGCCCTAAACCTGGAAATATTTTTTCTCTTTCCGATAAGGACTGGTTAGACGCTTTTTATCTTTTATTATTTAGCGCAGTTATCGCAGTAAGGGAGGCTGGGCAGCTCATGAGTAGCGGTGGTAGAATAATATTATCGACTTCAATTACACTAAGACAGCCAATAGATAATTTAGACTTATCAAATGTAGTTAGACTGTCCTTAGCTGGATTAATTAAAGTTGCCTCAAGAGAGTTAGGTCCTAAGGGTATATTAGTTAATGGTATTATGCCAGGTTGGACTAGAACTGAGAGAGTTGATCAAATAGTTAAAGATAGAGCGATGAGAGAAGGTAAAAAGGAGGAAGAAGTAATAAAAGATATTGTAAAGGACGTACCATTAGGTAGATTAGGTGAACCAGAAGAGATAGCTAACGTTGCAATATTTTTAGCCTCTAATCTGTCAACCTACATTAATGGTGTATTAATACCTGTTGATGGAGGGGCAATAAGGGGAGTTTTTTAA
- a CDS encoding metal-dependent transcriptional regulator, with the protein MANLSRREFSYLLTIKKYNDAGEGARINRIAKDLKIAPSSVFEEISHLEEKGLVKKKDDGIWVTDDGIKNINYLIKAHRVIEILLVNIGIDKQTACEYSKQFDYLVPQEIIDKLYNYLGKPSSCPHGLEIPV; encoded by the coding sequence ATGGCTAATTTATCAAGAAGAGAATTTTCATATTTACTTACAATAAAGAAATATAACGATGCAGGTGAAGGAGCCAGAATAAATAGAATAGCTAAGGATTTAAAAATAGCCCCTTCAAGTGTTTTTGAAGAAATTTCACATCTAGAAGAAAAGGGACTAGTTAAGAAAAAAGACGATGGAATATGGGTTACTGATGATGGAATAAAAAATATAAATTATCTAATAAAAGCACATCGGGTTATAGAGATACTTCTCGTAAATATAGGAATAGATAAGCAAACAGCCTGTGAATATTCTAAGCAATTTGACTACTTAGTACCGCAAGAAATTATCGATAAGCTTTATAATTATTTAGGAAAGCCTTCTTCATGTCCTCATGGATTGGAGATCCCAGTATGA
- a CDS encoding sulfite exporter TauE/SafE family protein, translating into MIPDPSYHIEITPIQYILSIISGILVGFSLGLIGGGGSILAIPLLLYFVGLANGIPPNSPEYSYITHLTLGTTALAVGLNAYINSYMHWRKGNVRILEGIIFTIPGVLGDILGAYISHLMSGALILFLFGFLMIAVAIRMWKTKCSPKTYTTQNGKIGLAQRVKLNRVVPAGFLVGFASGYFGIGGGFLVVPGLLFSTGVDMLRAVGTSLISVGTFGVTAAATYAFYGDINILISVLYLIGGILGGYAGSSIASKMSRQTLRRVFAIIIILVAIYTMYLNRVGVIQLMHLL; encoded by the coding sequence ATGATTCCAGATCCCTCTTATCATATCGAAATTACTCCAATACAATATATTCTTTCTATTATTTCTGGAATCTTAGTAGGTTTTAGTTTAGGTCTTATAGGAGGAGGGGGATCCATTTTAGCTATTCCACTCTTACTATATTTTGTGGGTTTAGCTAATGGCATTCCCCCTAATTCTCCAGAGTATTCCTACATTACTCACTTAACGTTAGGTACAACTGCCCTAGCTGTAGGTTTAAATGCATATATTAACTCCTATATGCATTGGAGAAAAGGTAATGTTAGAATTTTAGAGGGAATAATATTTACTATTCCAGGAGTTTTAGGAGATATATTAGGCGCGTATATTAGTCATTTAATGTCTGGTGCTCTTATTCTATTTCTTTTCGGATTTTTAATGATCGCAGTTGCTATAAGAATGTGGAAGACCAAATGTTCACCTAAAACTTACACAACGCAAAATGGCAAAATAGGATTAGCACAAAGGGTAAAGTTAAATAGAGTAGTCCCAGCGGGATTTTTAGTAGGTTTTGCTTCGGGTTATTTTGGCATTGGAGGCGGATTCTTAGTAGTCCCAGGTTTACTATTTAGTACTGGTGTAGACATGTTAAGAGCCGTTGGAACTTCCTTAATTTCCGTTGGAACTTTTGGAGTTACTGCTGCTGCTACATATGCATTCTATGGTGACATTAACATATTAATAAGCGTCCTTTATTTGATTGGTGGAATTTTAGGAGGATATGCAGGTTCTTCTATAGCGTCTAAAATGTCGAGACAAACCTTAAGGAGAGTTTTCGCTATTATTATTATATTAGTAGCCATATATACTATGTATTTGAATAGAGTAGGTGTTATTCAGCTAATGCATTTGTTGTAA
- the cdr gene encoding CoA-disulfide reductase: MEKLIVIGGGAAGMTAASWARRLKPNMDIIVFEATRMVSHAPCGIPYYTEGLFNDENLFMTYTPEYFKEKRKIDVKINTRVVEVNLKDRNIVIFENLEKKKYEFDYLVLSMGARPKRIDSEGEKILYVHHPADATQIRNELWSSSRIAIIGGGILGIEMAEALQARGKKVILIHRGKYLLNRMLDEDMGKIVTEKVMSEVEVKLNESLVEIKNGGKLIITDKGKYEVDATVVAIGVEPNIDVVKGQIKIGETGAIWVDDHMRTSVPNVYAAGDAAESVNIITKKPDWIPFAPVANKMGFVAGNNIGGKEVVFPGVVGTVITKFKEYIIGKTGLTENEARRYGIKTVSAIVRHKTRARYYPGGKDIIVKLIAEENSMRIIGAQIIGEEEVLGRLNMLAAVVQKGFTAEELFFVETGYVPPVNRVWDVVTLAARKLYTGVGGE, from the coding sequence ATGGAGAAGCTTATTGTAATAGGTGGCGGAGCCGCAGGAATGACTGCTGCCTCCTGGGCGAGAAGATTAAAGCCTAATATGGACATTATCGTTTTTGAAGCTACTAGAATGGTAAGTCACGCACCTTGTGGCATACCATATTATACTGAAGGCCTTTTTAACGATGAGAATTTATTTATGACATATACTCCAGAATATTTTAAGGAAAAAAGAAAGATAGATGTTAAAATAAATACGAGGGTAGTTGAGGTAAATCTAAAAGACAGAAATATAGTTATTTTCGAGAATTTAGAGAAGAAAAAGTATGAGTTTGATTATTTAGTTCTCTCGATGGGAGCTAGACCTAAAAGGATAGACTCAGAAGGAGAAAAGATTTTGTACGTTCATCATCCAGCAGATGCTACACAAATTAGAAATGAATTATGGAGCTCTAGTAGAATTGCCATAATAGGTGGGGGAATACTAGGAATAGAAATGGCTGAAGCTTTACAAGCTAGAGGAAAAAAAGTAATACTTATTCATCGGGGGAAGTATCTTTTAAATAGAATGCTTGATGAAGATATGGGTAAAATAGTAACAGAGAAAGTTATGAGTGAAGTAGAAGTAAAATTAAATGAGAGTCTAGTCGAGATAAAAAATGGCGGTAAGTTAATCATCACAGATAAAGGAAAATATGAAGTGGATGCAACAGTAGTAGCGATAGGTGTAGAGCCAAATATAGATGTTGTTAAAGGTCAGATAAAAATTGGAGAAACTGGAGCAATATGGGTAGATGATCATATGAGAACTAGTGTTCCAAATGTTTATGCAGCTGGAGACGCCGCTGAGTCTGTAAACATCATAACTAAAAAGCCAGATTGGATACCTTTTGCACCAGTTGCAAATAAAATGGGTTTTGTTGCAGGTAATAACATAGGCGGCAAAGAAGTTGTATTTCCAGGTGTTGTAGGTACTGTGATAACTAAATTTAAGGAATATATAATAGGTAAGACTGGGTTAACTGAAAATGAAGCTAGGCGATATGGTATTAAGACAGTTTCTGCTATTGTTCGTCACAAGACTAGAGCTAGATATTATCCTGGAGGAAAAGATATTATAGTTAAATTAATTGCTGAAGAAAATTCTATGCGAATTATCGGCGCTCAAATTATTGGAGAGGAAGAAGTATTGGGTAGGTTAAATATGCTAGCAGCAGTAGTACAAAAAGGTTTCACTGCAGAAGAATTATTCTTTGTTGAGACCGGATACGTCCCTCCAGTTAATCGCGTATGGGATGTAGTGACGTTAGCGGCAAGGAAACTCTATACGGGTGTAGGAGGTGAGTAA
- a CDS encoding DedA family protein: MLLEGMSFPIPSEVVMPLAGYFSYQGSMNVYLAIIVGTLGSLMGSLIDYFIAYKLGLPFLIKYGKYVKITENRLKMLNDFFSKYGNISVFVARFLPAIRALISFPAGLARMPLLYFISITFAGHLIWNTTLVFIGYYFGSAWEMVISNLIKFDYIVLVVIILSIVIFILLKHNFLKFKP, translated from the coding sequence ATGCTATTAGAGGGTATGTCGTTTCCAATACCTAGTGAAGTAGTTATGCCTTTGGCTGGCTACTTTTCTTATCAAGGAAGTATGAATGTGTATTTAGCTATTATAGTAGGCACTTTAGGTAGTCTTATGGGCTCTTTAATAGACTATTTTATAGCATATAAATTAGGTTTGCCATTTCTCATTAAATATGGTAAATATGTAAAAATTACCGAAAATAGATTAAAGATGTTAAATGATTTCTTTAGCAAATACGGTAATATTTCAGTATTTGTTGCGAGATTCCTCCCCGCAATAAGAGCGTTAATATCATTTCCAGCAGGATTAGCAAGAATGCCTTTGTTGTATTTCATTTCAATAACCTTTGCAGGCCATTTGATTTGGAATACTACGTTAGTGTTTATAGGCTATTATTTTGGTTCAGCATGGGAAATGGTAATATCGAATTTAATTAAATTTGATTATATCGTACTAGTTGTCATTATTCTATCGATAGTTATCTTTATTTTATTAAAACATAACTTTTTAAAGTTTAAACCATAA
- a CDS encoding ATP-dependent nuclease: protein MRITEFYVSNFRSLSEVSLRDLGGFNVVVGYNGYGKTNLLSSIFLFIKNLAAGIEKRAVEDRNQEFILLWQGYNVSKPIILGGKVEFSADEVNKIIGKNQKVTLEVVNKIKYVNNYVEWSLDTLYINGSPPGEDDLKVAKKLAEYAAQGVEYVPIFDQIYFDEILKRMTDMNKSPINLRKYWYDFVNLVSATIPEVKGMEFWDGRRLVLNVYNLPIYIDLAASGFQRVILMLFIIWLSGNKILLIEEPEVNMHPTLQAKIMKLIKSWTDNGVLQAFLTTHSPYIVEMSADTYIVMRRVNGNSTAITVKPTADLKGRISLLNSSLSNILFSRIIILTSELAEPSVIVNWLKRLNINVEDNGISVFKVSSDLELQHWLKLKNMLSLDVIFLGLCDKLDMSLKDYCVPLSREVENFYSKQALLDVLRNLGIYPDEKEIRELGKEDNLKWIINVLRKRGIEYDKLRMSIGELITSVDSVEIPKEIEILANKIKSLQAVL, encoded by the coding sequence TTGAGGATTACTGAATTTTATGTGTCAAATTTTAGGAGCCTTAGTGAAGTTAGCCTAAGGGATTTAGGCGGATTTAATGTTGTGGTTGGATATAATGGATATGGTAAAACTAATTTACTGTCTTCAATTTTCTTATTTATAAAGAATTTGGCTGCTGGTATAGAAAAAAGAGCTGTGGAAGATAGAAATCAAGAGTTTATATTACTTTGGCAAGGGTATAATGTTTCAAAACCAATTATACTAGGTGGCAAAGTAGAATTTAGTGCAGATGAGGTAAATAAAATAATAGGGAAGAATCAAAAGGTAACTTTGGAGGTAGTAAATAAGATAAAATATGTTAATAATTACGTTGAATGGAGTTTAGACACACTTTACATAAATGGGAGTCCTCCAGGTGAGGACGATTTAAAAGTTGCTAAAAAATTAGCTGAGTACGCTGCACAAGGGGTAGAATATGTACCGATTTTTGATCAAATCTACTTTGATGAAATATTAAAAAGAATGACTGATATGAATAAATCTCCAATAAATCTAAGAAAATATTGGTATGATTTTGTAAATTTAGTTAGCGCTACAATTCCAGAAGTTAAAGGGATGGAATTCTGGGATGGCCGAAGATTAGTACTTAATGTGTATAATTTGCCAATATATATAGATTTAGCAGCTAGTGGTTTTCAAAGGGTAATTTTAATGCTATTTATTATATGGCTTAGTGGAAATAAAATACTATTAATTGAAGAACCAGAGGTTAATATGCATCCAACATTACAAGCTAAGATAATGAAGCTCATAAAAAGTTGGACTGATAATGGTGTTTTACAAGCATTTTTGACTACTCATTCCCCTTACATTGTAGAAATGTCAGCAGATACGTATATTGTAATGAGGAGGGTAAATGGTAATTCTACTGCAATAACGGTAAAACCTACAGCTGATTTAAAGGGAAGAATAAGTTTGTTAAATTCAAGTTTAAGCAATATATTATTTAGTAGAATCATAATACTAACAAGTGAATTGGCCGAACCTTCAGTTATAGTAAATTGGCTTAAAAGACTTAATATAAATGTAGAGGATAATGGAATAAGCGTGTTTAAAGTTTCTTCAGATTTAGAGTTACAACATTGGTTAAAGTTAAAGAATATGTTAAGCTTAGATGTAATTTTCTTAGGACTATGCGATAAATTGGATATGTCATTAAAAGACTACTGTGTACCTTTAAGTCGTGAAGTAGAAAACTTTTATAGTAAACAAGCGTTATTAGACGTTTTACGGAATTTAGGAATATATCCGGATGAGAAAGAAATAAGAGAGTTAGGTAAGGAGGATAATTTAAAGTGGATTATTAATGTGTTAAGGAAGCGAGGAATAGAATATGATAAGTTAAGAATGTCAATAGGAGAGTTAATAACAAGTGTAGATAGTGTTGAGATACCTAAAGAAATAGAGATACTAGCAAATAAAATTAAATCCCTTCAAGCAGTATTATAA
- a CDS encoding TIGR00304 family membrane protein, with translation MNILLDLGFLLVFLGIIVLVIGMFYEALKSSNNKNNNRQRTEVGGVIFIGPIPIIFGSSKNIAKWMIIVAIIIFVLLVLFYIL, from the coding sequence ATGAATATTCTACTTGATTTAGGTTTTCTTCTAGTTTTCCTCGGAATTATAGTATTAGTTATTGGAATGTTTTATGAAGCTTTAAAGTCCTCCAATAATAAAAATAATAATAGGCAAAGAACTGAAGTAGGTGGTGTAATTTTTATAGGTCCCATACCTATAATTTTTGGTTCGTCTAAGAATATAGCTAAGTGGATGATAATAGTTGCAATAATTATTTTTGTTTTGCTGGTATTATTTTATATATTGTAA
- the cysS gene encoding cysteine--tRNA ligase — protein MRIKIFNTLGRKLEEFNTINPNIAKMYVCGPTVYDYVHIGHGRTFVAFDAISRYLRLRGYTVIKVQNITDIDDKIIKKSQETGKDWREIVDYYSRDYIDTLNQLKVKIDIHPRVTQHIKEIIEFIQKLIEKGHAYVAPSGSVYFDVDTYPNYGELSNVKKEEWNQGEEFVKEKKHPYDFALWKAWKPGEPYWDSPWGKGRPGWHIECSTMSTRYLGEQFDIHGGGADLVFPHHENERAQTESLIGKKWVSYWVHSAFVTIKKEKMSKSLGNIIPLNEALKKWGPSVLRYWYLSSHYRSPIDFSEEALEQAGSSLQRIKDSMAIIRSILSEGPKSYAKDEDIIVQREIINNLNKFHEAMSTDFDTTTALSHIHEIVSIIFSKLQYSRDFMGAMLAFEALRQFNEVFGVMDEEFYPTYEKISKVIDSIIEIRNELRKMKLYDISDKIREELLKAGIRVLDSKDKSTWRFE, from the coding sequence ATGAGAATTAAAATATTTAACACATTAGGACGAAAACTAGAAGAGTTCAATACAATTAATCCAAATATAGCGAAAATGTACGTCTGTGGACCCACTGTATATGATTATGTACATATTGGTCATGGAAGGACTTTTGTAGCATTTGACGCAATTTCAAGATATTTAAGATTAAGAGGGTACACAGTAATAAAAGTTCAAAATATAACAGATATTGATGATAAAATAATAAAGAAGTCACAAGAGACCGGTAAAGACTGGAGAGAGATAGTAGATTACTATTCAAGGGATTATATAGATACTCTTAATCAATTAAAAGTTAAAATAGATATTCACCCTAGAGTAACACAACATATTAAGGAAATAATAGAATTTATACAAAAATTAATAGAGAAAGGACACGCATATGTTGCGCCTAGTGGTAGTGTATATTTTGATGTAGATACTTACCCAAATTATGGAGAGCTCTCAAATGTTAAAAAAGAAGAGTGGAACCAAGGAGAGGAGTTCGTAAAAGAGAAAAAACATCCTTATGACTTCGCTCTATGGAAAGCTTGGAAACCTGGAGAACCTTATTGGGATTCTCCTTGGGGAAAGGGAAGACCAGGTTGGCATATAGAGTGTTCAACTATGTCTACTAGGTATCTAGGAGAGCAATTTGATATTCACGGAGGAGGTGCAGATTTAGTATTTCCACATCATGAAAACGAAAGAGCTCAAACAGAATCCTTAATTGGTAAAAAATGGGTCTCCTATTGGGTTCATTCCGCATTTGTGACAATTAAGAAAGAAAAAATGAGCAAATCATTAGGCAATATAATACCTTTAAATGAGGCTCTAAAGAAATGGGGACCATCGGTGTTAAGATATTGGTACTTATCATCGCATTATAGATCCCCCATAGATTTTTCTGAAGAAGCATTAGAGCAAGCAGGTTCTTCTTTACAACGAATAAAAGATTCGATGGCTATTATTAGGTCGATATTATCTGAGGGGCCTAAGTCTTATGCAAAAGATGAAGATATTATAGTGCAAAGGGAAATAATTAACAATCTAAATAAGTTTCATGAGGCCATGAGTACTGATTTCGACACAACAACTGCCTTGTCACATATTCATGAGATTGTAAGCATAATATTTTCAAAATTACAATATAGTAGGGACTTCATGGGAGCTATGCTGGCATTTGAGGCTTTAAGACAGTTTAACGAAGTTTTTGGCGTAATGGATGAAGAATTTTACCCCACTTATGAGAAAATATCTAAAGTTATAGATAGCATTATAGAAATTAGGAATGAATTACGAAAAATGAAATTATATGATATATCAGATAAGATCAGAGAGGAACTATTAAAGGCCGGTATAAGAGTGCTAGATAGTAAGGATAAATCTACTTGGAGATTTGAGTGA
- a CDS encoding DNA double-strand break repair nuclease NurA, with the protein MTKKIELQVLLKEIINKYIVNYLDSYHIDISNNSYDDNLMGQEGNEIFLPNLDEAVNEIIGNRIFTLTYALDGSSRSFISSKGIVSLASVVVSSSLNPIIGVYPPISGFPDLNLNKPFIALATSGSQGPLIPFFYNSEYVTTFSIDGSFFTSTESPEEIETEIRTILETEALKKIAEANAIILLDGPLIPPLIFLKSKVRNEILKIRLNILKNNVIGVVKRLDKSKLLISAISKLKSKFVNRYKIDPKKYFNDESFIIDLIKFNFSPPYKPISIGPILRQIDNISVYVNYLVYPLHPYVPKFSILRIESLYNDPRILDHLVSLKFTNDGIPITLAFADRTAKEISAAMLKIIMATLESLGLQASFYSKLEQVGV; encoded by the coding sequence ATGACGAAAAAGATAGAGTTACAAGTATTACTGAAGGAAATTATTAACAAATACATTGTAAATTATTTAGATTCATATCACATAGATATTAGCAACAATAGTTATGATGATAATTTAATGGGACAAGAGGGTAATGAGATATTTCTTCCTAATTTAGATGAAGCGGTAAATGAGATCATAGGAAATAGAATTTTCACGTTAACATATGCTTTAGATGGAAGTAGCAGAAGTTTCATATCATCAAAGGGTATAGTTAGTTTGGCTTCAGTTGTAGTTTCATCTTCACTTAATCCTATCATCGGAGTTTATCCTCCAATTTCCGGCTTTCCTGATTTAAATTTAAATAAACCTTTTATCGCGTTAGCGACTTCTGGTTCACAAGGTCCCTTAATACCATTTTTTTATAACTCCGAATATGTAACTACGTTTTCTATAGATGGTAGCTTTTTTACGTCGACTGAATCTCCAGAGGAGATAGAAACTGAGATTAGGACAATCTTAGAAACGGAAGCCCTTAAAAAGATAGCTGAGGCAAATGCAATTATTTTATTAGATGGTCCCTTAATACCACCATTGATATTTTTAAAAAGTAAAGTTAGAAATGAAATATTAAAAATTCGTTTGAATATATTAAAGAATAACGTAATAGGAGTCGTGAAAAGATTAGATAAATCTAAATTATTAATATCTGCCATTTCTAAACTTAAATCTAAATTTGTTAATAGATATAAAATAGATCCTAAAAAATATTTTAATGATGAGTCATTTATTATAGATTTAATAAAATTTAATTTCTCTCCTCCATATAAACCAATATCTATAGGACCAATACTTAGACAGATAGATAATATTTCAGTATATGTTAATTATCTTGTTTACCCACTGCATCCCTATGTACCTAAATTTTCTATTTTAAGAATAGAAAGTTTATATAACGATCCTAGAATATTAGACCATTTAGTCTCCTTAAAGTTCACAAATGACGGCATACCAATAACATTAGCTTTTGCAGATAGAACTGCTAAGGAAATTAGCGCTGCTATGTTAAAGATAATAATGGCTACGCTGGAGAGTTTAGGATTACAGGCTAGCTTTTACAGTAAATTGGAGCAGGTGGGAGTATGA
- the udg gene encoding type-4 uracil-DNA glycosylase yields MDELESVAEEIRSCKKCKLWLYRKNAVPGEGNEKAQIMFIGEAPGENEDLEGKPFVGAAGKLLTKLINEILGLNRADVFITNIVKCRPPNNRDPEPDEIEACSPYLDRQIEIIQPKIIVTLGRHSTSYLFQKMGRRMDSIGKVRGKFYQWNYKNDYIILVFPTYHPAAALYNPQLKKVLEEDFRKIKGSISSKTVTLDNFLYGSGDKGKESNRNSSK; encoded by the coding sequence ATGGATGAATTAGAGAGCGTAGCAGAAGAAATAAGATCATGCAAAAAATGTAAATTATGGCTATATAGAAAAAATGCTGTACCTGGTGAGGGTAATGAAAAAGCCCAAATTATGTTTATAGGTGAGGCTCCAGGGGAAAATGAGGACTTAGAGGGTAAACCATTTGTAGGTGCTGCTGGAAAACTTCTAACAAAACTTATTAATGAAATATTAGGTTTAAATAGAGCTGATGTTTTCATAACTAATATAGTTAAGTGTAGACCCCCTAATAATAGAGATCCAGAGCCAGATGAGATTGAGGCGTGTTCACCTTATTTAGATAGGCAAATAGAAATAATACAACCAAAAATTATTGTAACATTGGGTAGACATTCCACTTCATACTTATTTCAAAAGATGGGAAGGCGTATGGATTCCATTGGAAAAGTTAGAGGGAAATTCTATCAATGGAATTATAAAAATGATTATATAATTCTAGTATTTCCTACTTACCATCCTGCTGCAGCTCTTTATAACCCTCAGCTTAAAAAGGTATTAGAAGAGGATTTTAGAAAAATTAAGGGCTCCATAAGTTCAAAAACTGTAACTTTAGATAATTTCTTGTATGGATCTGGGGATAAAGGGAAAGAAAGTAATCGTAACAGCAGCAAGTAA